The following coding sequences are from one Rhinoraja longicauda isolate Sanriku21f chromosome 7, sRhiLon1.1, whole genome shotgun sequence window:
- the LOC144595453 gene encoding P2Y purinoceptor 8-like: MEVNGNILDNETLEMLTSPAIKNTLPVIYIIVAMISLPGNGFSLFLLCKTQPKTPSIIFMINLTITDLVLGIFLPFQSMYHWNGNNWTSGPSMCSLVTVLFYANMYCSILTMTCISLERYFGVVHPMYCTRWRTKRYAVLVCLGMWAVVHIALLPLEMNDLTYKVDALNITTCFDILKKNMLPSKVAWAAFLFTLFLFLFLIPFCVTVYCYIRIIAKLIKTSSYHGYEQKRRAVCLALIVLLVFITCFAPNNLILLAHMIKRVFYERGIYSAYKVTLTLSCLNSCLDPFIYYFASKEFRKKLRVYFGFGSISSQGSLTEYRRESILSMRSGLQQHKLEAQISLTSANGKA, from the coding sequence ATGGAGGTAAACGGAAATATCTTGGACAATGAAACTCTGGAGATGCTCACAAGCCCGGCCATCAAGAACACTCTTCCTGTCATCTACATCATCGTTGCTATGATCAGTTTGCCCGGGAATGGGTTCTCTCTGTTTCTGCTTTGCAAAACTCAGCCGAAGACACCATCCATCATCTTCATGATCAACCTCACCATCACCGATCTGGTGCTCGGCATCTTCTTGCCCTTCCAGAGCATGTACCATTGGAATGGAAACAACTGGACCTCTGGGCCGAGCATGTGCAGCTTGGTCACGGTGCTGTTCTACGCCAACATGTACTGCTCCATCCTAACCATGACTTGCATTAGCCTGGAGCGTTATTTCGGCGTGGTGCACCCAATGTACTGCACCAGATGGCGGACAAAGAGGTACGCTGTTCTGGTTTGCTTAGGGATGTGGGCAGTGGTCCATATCGCCTTGTTGCCTCTGGAGATGAACGACTTGACTTATAAGGTCGACGCGCTGAATATCACCACGTGCTTCGACATCTTGAAGAAGAATATGCTCCCTTCCAAAGTGGCCTGGGCCGCCTTCCTCTTCACCTTGTTTTTGTTCCTGTTCCTGATTCCCTTTTGCGTCACCGTGTACTGCTACATCCGCATAATCGCCAAGCTGATCAAGACCTCCTCGTACCACGGCTACGAGCAAAAGCGGAGGGCAGTCTGCCTGGCGTTGATCGTGCTCTTGGTGTTCATCACCTGCTTCGCCCCGAACAACTTGATCCTCCTGGCCCACATGATCAAGCGCGTCTTCTACGAGAGGGGCATTTACAGCGCCTACAAGGTCACGCTTACCCTGAGCTGCTTGAACAGCTGCCTGGACCCCTTCATCTATTACTTTGCCTCCAAGGAGTTTCGCAAGAAGCTCAGGGTCTACTTCGGCTTCGGGAGCATCTCGAGTCAAGGAAGTCTAACGGAATACAGAAGGGAGAGCATCCTCTCCATGAGATCGGGGCTGCAGCAGCACAAACTGGAGGCACAAATCTCACTGACTAGCGCAAATGGAAAGGCGTAG